One Lytechinus variegatus isolate NC3 chromosome 11, Lvar_3.0, whole genome shotgun sequence DNA segment encodes these proteins:
- the LOC121424377 gene encoding zinc finger protein 91-like isoform X1, producing MESSSPMWDFVSHEDNEALIDKFRTESKKVIDGWSLGNASTTERDAAVSFLVQLGAVRITFQSSSDHIHSERRVSVQFEDRPLLETKRDGPDTADPPPIKNEDIGSREKSGILTSESQASSPKDVPVDSGDDGDNENYSAWMSEPSDDDDDDDNDDDTVTAKEDDRSATQQPSEEHPCPNCHAILHSTWELDLHKVNNCEKDPIKYVYNCDQCTKSFLWKLKLISHLRIDHKMTPHDVIVKLKELESTKIQRGLEIEASKKESHRRQGLRKSSGERKRQKVSGRKKEGEGSVQKAKRTRSDKAVAPPKLKRLCVRLKKIKTDDRDEFSSSSRQTRSSETAVVSNVEIAPQNCSSNDHQILEALDAKYDCERRAIEEVDEDEIVREEKTECKDNERPTVLSESEFSEARSLEENGNSLVNFQSSDDKGFTDENVDTPSSPTNENKKGEVLTDLIVADTPEVMLEPCEESDQKNVKIKRGRKVCDQNTCNSTISSKSESKESIFGCLLCDMKFKKAHQCHKHMRACHKESRHREFTCSTCDKTFLRRLDYANHIETHMDRNKRQKYHCKECNKSFVSKNYITSHVHMKMHAEKFKCEICGQERPTKKTLERHVKFVHTKEFPCHLCKKVFARNKYLKMHIEDHELGRKYKCEECGKAFLRPFLLKVHKEHVHLGASQCLCELCGETFKTPHILKQHTDTVHSLVHKYSCDVCGKKFKRTSGLNRHKKVHSNDLMLRRFPCSLCDKRFHDQSKLKVHMDWHNNVRSHTCGICEKSFLTKGNLTKHMFTHQDKKPHECEICSVGFIDLPGLRKHMEVKHKVTLKKKNTNAKLEATKLVEDEHLVNKSAAGPHLPSESRSADTANDGPLHHQKHLTDDHVYQVSGASVYQDPEPSVSESVGQLLLGMMNL from the exons GCTCTTCACCCATGTGGGACTTTGTGTCTCATGAAGACAACGAGGCACTGATCGATAAGTTCAGAACAGAAAGTAAGAAGGTCATCGACGGGTGGTCCTTGGGGAATGCATCCACTACCG agagagaTGCAGCAGTTTCTTTTTTGGTTCAGCTTGGAGCCGTGAGAATCACTTTTCAGTCTAGCAGTGATCACATACATTCTGAGAGACGAG TGTCCGTCCAATTTGAGGACAGACCACTTTTGGAGACAAAACGTGATGGTCCTGATACGGCAGATCCCCCACCGATAAAGAATGAGGACATCGGTAGCAGAGAGAAGTCAGGTATCTTGACATCTGAGTCACAAGCAAGCAGTCCCAAAGATGTGCCAGTAGACAGTGGTGATGATGGGgacaatgaaaattattcagcATGGATGAGCGAAcctagtgatgatgatgatgatgatgataatgatgatgatacagTAACTGCAAAGGAGGATGATAGAAGTGCAACTCAACAACCAAGCGAGGAACACCCATGTCCTAATTGCCATGCAATCCTACACAGCACCTGGGAATTAGATCTGCACAAAGTGAACAATTGCGAAAAGGATCCCATCAAGTATGTGTACAATTGCGATCAATGCACAAAGTCTTTTCTCTGGAAGCTTAAGCTAATTTCGCATTTACGCATTGATCATAAAATGACCCCTCATGATGTTATTGTAAAGCTTAAAGAATTGGAAAGTACCAAGATTCAAAGAGGTTTGGAAATTGAGGCATCCAAGAAGGAATCACACAGACGGCAAGGCCTCAGGAAATCTAGTGGTGAAAGAAAGAGGCAAAAAGTGtcagggagaaagaaagagggtgAAGGGAGTGTACAGAAAGCAAAACGAACCAGAAGCGACAAAGCAGTTGCACCTCCGAAATTGAAGAGACTGTGTGTCcgtcttaaaaaaataaaaacggaCGATAGGGATGAATTTAGTTCTTCCAGCAGGCAGACAAGATCTAGTGAGACAGCTGTGGTTTCTAATGTAGAAATAGCACCACAGAACTGTTCTTCTAATGATCATCAAATCCTAGAAGCCTTGGATGCTAAATACGATTGTGAGAGACGTGCTATAGAGGAAgttgatgaagatgaaattgtGAGGGAAGAGAAGACAGAATGTAAAGACAATGAAAGACCGACTGTGTTGTCAGAGTCTGAGTTCAGTGAGGCTAGATCATTGGAAGAGAATGGCAATTCATTAGTTAACTTTCAGAGCAGTGATGACAAGGGATTTACTGATGAGAATGTAGATACCCCCTCTAGCCCTACAAATGAGAATAAGAAAGGTGAGGTTTTAACTGACCTGATTGTTGCTGACACCCCGGAAGTCATGCTTGAGCCATGTGAAGAAAGTGATCAAAAGAATGTTAAAATTAAAAGGGGAAGAAAGGTATGTGATCAAAACACATGTAACTCCACCATTAGTTCAAAATCAGAGAGTAAAGAAAGCATTTTCGGATGCTTGCTCTGTGATATGAAATTCAAAAAGGCTCATCAATGTCACAAGCACATGCGCGCTTGTCATAAAGAAAGCAGGCATCGGGAGTTCACATGCAGCACATGTGATAAAACTTTTTTAAGAAGATTAGATTATGCAAATCACATCGAAACCCATATGGACAGAAACAAAAGGCAGAAATATCACTGCAAGGAATGCAATAAGTCCTTCGTGTCGAAGAATTACATCACATCACATGTTCATATGAAAATGCATGCTGAGAAATTCAAATGTGAAATATGTGGTCAGGAGCGTCCAACCAAAAAGACTCTTGAGCGTCACGTCAAATTTGTTCACACCAAAGAATTCCCCTGCCACCTCTGTAAGAAGGTCTTTGCCAGAAACAAGTATTTAAAGATGCATATAGAAGATCATGAACTTGGACGGAAATATAAATGCGAAGAATGTGGAAAAGCCTTCCTGCGTCCTTTTCTACTGAAAGTGCACAAGGAACATGTCCATTTAGGTGCCTCTCAATGCCTTTGTGAACTTTGCGGAGAAACTTTCAAGACTCCACATATCTTGAAACAGCACACTGACACTGTCCACTCCCTTGTTCACAAGTACTCTTGTGATGTTTGCGGGAAGAAATTCAAGCGCACATCCGGCCTGAATCGCCATAAGAAGGTCCATTCCAATGACCTGATGTTGAGGCGTTTTCCTTGTTCACTGTGCGATAAGCGCTTCCATGATCAAAGCAAGTTGAAGGTTCATATGGATTGGCATAATAATGTCAGGTCACATACGTGCGGTATATGCGAGAAGTCGTTTTTGACGAAAGGTAACCTAACAAAGCACATGTTTACCCACCAGGATAAGAAACCCCATGAATGTGAGATTTGTTCTGTAGGTTTTATAGACCTGCCAGGCCTCAGGAAACATATGGAAGTAAAGCACAAGgtcaccctgaaaaaaaagaacaccaATGCAAAACTTGAAGCCACCAAGTTAGTTGAAGATGAACACCTAGTCAATAAATCTGCTGCAGGGCCACATTTACCATCAGAATCAAGGTCTGCAGACACTGCCAATGATGGTCCACTTCATCATCAAAAACACTTGACCGACGACCATGTTTATCAAGTATCTGGGGCCAGCGTTTATCAAGATCCTGAGCCCAGTGTCAGTGAAAGTGTTGGACAACTGCTTCTAGGAATGATGAATTTGTAG
- the LOC121424377 gene encoding zinc finger protein 91-like isoform X2 codes for MWDFVSHEDNEALIDKFRTESKKVIDGWSLGNASTTERDAAVSFLVQLGAVRITFQSSSDHIHSERRVSVQFEDRPLLETKRDGPDTADPPPIKNEDIGSREKSGILTSESQASSPKDVPVDSGDDGDNENYSAWMSEPSDDDDDDDNDDDTVTAKEDDRSATQQPSEEHPCPNCHAILHSTWELDLHKVNNCEKDPIKYVYNCDQCTKSFLWKLKLISHLRIDHKMTPHDVIVKLKELESTKIQRGLEIEASKKESHRRQGLRKSSGERKRQKVSGRKKEGEGSVQKAKRTRSDKAVAPPKLKRLCVRLKKIKTDDRDEFSSSSRQTRSSETAVVSNVEIAPQNCSSNDHQILEALDAKYDCERRAIEEVDEDEIVREEKTECKDNERPTVLSESEFSEARSLEENGNSLVNFQSSDDKGFTDENVDTPSSPTNENKKGEVLTDLIVADTPEVMLEPCEESDQKNVKIKRGRKVCDQNTCNSTISSKSESKESIFGCLLCDMKFKKAHQCHKHMRACHKESRHREFTCSTCDKTFLRRLDYANHIETHMDRNKRQKYHCKECNKSFVSKNYITSHVHMKMHAEKFKCEICGQERPTKKTLERHVKFVHTKEFPCHLCKKVFARNKYLKMHIEDHELGRKYKCEECGKAFLRPFLLKVHKEHVHLGASQCLCELCGETFKTPHILKQHTDTVHSLVHKYSCDVCGKKFKRTSGLNRHKKVHSNDLMLRRFPCSLCDKRFHDQSKLKVHMDWHNNVRSHTCGICEKSFLTKGNLTKHMFTHQDKKPHECEICSVGFIDLPGLRKHMEVKHKVTLKKKNTNAKLEATKLVEDEHLVNKSAAGPHLPSESRSADTANDGPLHHQKHLTDDHVYQVSGASVYQDPEPSVSESVGQLLLGMMNL; via the exons ATGTGGGACTTTGTGTCTCATGAAGACAACGAGGCACTGATCGATAAGTTCAGAACAGAAAGTAAGAAGGTCATCGACGGGTGGTCCTTGGGGAATGCATCCACTACCG agagagaTGCAGCAGTTTCTTTTTTGGTTCAGCTTGGAGCCGTGAGAATCACTTTTCAGTCTAGCAGTGATCACATACATTCTGAGAGACGAG TGTCCGTCCAATTTGAGGACAGACCACTTTTGGAGACAAAACGTGATGGTCCTGATACGGCAGATCCCCCACCGATAAAGAATGAGGACATCGGTAGCAGAGAGAAGTCAGGTATCTTGACATCTGAGTCACAAGCAAGCAGTCCCAAAGATGTGCCAGTAGACAGTGGTGATGATGGGgacaatgaaaattattcagcATGGATGAGCGAAcctagtgatgatgatgatgatgatgataatgatgatgatacagTAACTGCAAAGGAGGATGATAGAAGTGCAACTCAACAACCAAGCGAGGAACACCCATGTCCTAATTGCCATGCAATCCTACACAGCACCTGGGAATTAGATCTGCACAAAGTGAACAATTGCGAAAAGGATCCCATCAAGTATGTGTACAATTGCGATCAATGCACAAAGTCTTTTCTCTGGAAGCTTAAGCTAATTTCGCATTTACGCATTGATCATAAAATGACCCCTCATGATGTTATTGTAAAGCTTAAAGAATTGGAAAGTACCAAGATTCAAAGAGGTTTGGAAATTGAGGCATCCAAGAAGGAATCACACAGACGGCAAGGCCTCAGGAAATCTAGTGGTGAAAGAAAGAGGCAAAAAGTGtcagggagaaagaaagagggtgAAGGGAGTGTACAGAAAGCAAAACGAACCAGAAGCGACAAAGCAGTTGCACCTCCGAAATTGAAGAGACTGTGTGTCcgtcttaaaaaaataaaaacggaCGATAGGGATGAATTTAGTTCTTCCAGCAGGCAGACAAGATCTAGTGAGACAGCTGTGGTTTCTAATGTAGAAATAGCACCACAGAACTGTTCTTCTAATGATCATCAAATCCTAGAAGCCTTGGATGCTAAATACGATTGTGAGAGACGTGCTATAGAGGAAgttgatgaagatgaaattgtGAGGGAAGAGAAGACAGAATGTAAAGACAATGAAAGACCGACTGTGTTGTCAGAGTCTGAGTTCAGTGAGGCTAGATCATTGGAAGAGAATGGCAATTCATTAGTTAACTTTCAGAGCAGTGATGACAAGGGATTTACTGATGAGAATGTAGATACCCCCTCTAGCCCTACAAATGAGAATAAGAAAGGTGAGGTTTTAACTGACCTGATTGTTGCTGACACCCCGGAAGTCATGCTTGAGCCATGTGAAGAAAGTGATCAAAAGAATGTTAAAATTAAAAGGGGAAGAAAGGTATGTGATCAAAACACATGTAACTCCACCATTAGTTCAAAATCAGAGAGTAAAGAAAGCATTTTCGGATGCTTGCTCTGTGATATGAAATTCAAAAAGGCTCATCAATGTCACAAGCACATGCGCGCTTGTCATAAAGAAAGCAGGCATCGGGAGTTCACATGCAGCACATGTGATAAAACTTTTTTAAGAAGATTAGATTATGCAAATCACATCGAAACCCATATGGACAGAAACAAAAGGCAGAAATATCACTGCAAGGAATGCAATAAGTCCTTCGTGTCGAAGAATTACATCACATCACATGTTCATATGAAAATGCATGCTGAGAAATTCAAATGTGAAATATGTGGTCAGGAGCGTCCAACCAAAAAGACTCTTGAGCGTCACGTCAAATTTGTTCACACCAAAGAATTCCCCTGCCACCTCTGTAAGAAGGTCTTTGCCAGAAACAAGTATTTAAAGATGCATATAGAAGATCATGAACTTGGACGGAAATATAAATGCGAAGAATGTGGAAAAGCCTTCCTGCGTCCTTTTCTACTGAAAGTGCACAAGGAACATGTCCATTTAGGTGCCTCTCAATGCCTTTGTGAACTTTGCGGAGAAACTTTCAAGACTCCACATATCTTGAAACAGCACACTGACACTGTCCACTCCCTTGTTCACAAGTACTCTTGTGATGTTTGCGGGAAGAAATTCAAGCGCACATCCGGCCTGAATCGCCATAAGAAGGTCCATTCCAATGACCTGATGTTGAGGCGTTTTCCTTGTTCACTGTGCGATAAGCGCTTCCATGATCAAAGCAAGTTGAAGGTTCATATGGATTGGCATAATAATGTCAGGTCACATACGTGCGGTATATGCGAGAAGTCGTTTTTGACGAAAGGTAACCTAACAAAGCACATGTTTACCCACCAGGATAAGAAACCCCATGAATGTGAGATTTGTTCTGTAGGTTTTATAGACCTGCCAGGCCTCAGGAAACATATGGAAGTAAAGCACAAGgtcaccctgaaaaaaaagaacaccaATGCAAAACTTGAAGCCACCAAGTTAGTTGAAGATGAACACCTAGTCAATAAATCTGCTGCAGGGCCACATTTACCATCAGAATCAAGGTCTGCAGACACTGCCAATGATGGTCCACTTCATCATCAAAAACACTTGACCGACGACCATGTTTATCAAGTATCTGGGGCCAGCGTTTATCAAGATCCTGAGCCCAGTGTCAGTGAAAGTGTTGGACAACTGCTTCTAGGAATGATGAATTTGTAG
- the LOC121423637 gene encoding uncharacterized protein LOC121423637, translated as MFKNWKVGAYDVADGPLRGLSPPFALPSLRCYVGTAEPEDYSGRPNLKMLLQWFKFLAHKYHNRMMEANIDALRKAASDGRKLTILAFPGEEKHFEIERMLLEFKSSHPSDLQLFIVHPGSVNESSLQNKFNIEVEPTILALKKGDKRLRVLQRFEEPLVTPKFVEPFIISQTSPAVTLTVNNFQKEVFGGGGGATPILVCFYTHWAEGVVPYLNAFVESVKAFKDHGAKLGFGIVDVEEQQDIVPRWVNARGIDGIPFILLFRRKSDIGKGKFLHQLALPKGANTPAAIGSFLQENDITLESIDGGPFHYPTWVLSTYDMEVSMGESSLIAPTCMTALNTSTEGVEDIWGEGPPSIINKVCETEDNTIIDDPRDAKVTVEVEDILSQKTSPRSRIGSIDRLTDATWSKVIEKSHAGMKPEDLQALMNIHKTSRKKDKPQTNLVFFIQDGCGSCRRQQAMFERVAEAVKFIDGGSAYILNCTSDPVTCDHHQVRGFPTVIAFRTFGQHSSERCLSPDHHEHTLRMDYHGLLQEKELMEWFSEVALPRVQIKTLQQIKQEQKYTNVILLATVYPLSLASQYLRSVGGVDSWYPQDCFLVACERLYGKARCYAAYGENIRPKDRERTSKEERLIVGKVEMLRQDGVTSKIITSGRSLIAALQAEADSQIHKFHTPHRYNLRSGQRCEDDHAGCTDLITEFVEDHSRLPVTHLTITSFHAYSSVGFDTKHRGSVFKSGLPVLIAFATRKQMDEGAEFQQALLSSAYDLYQDIVFTWVDVEEFPRWVAQFVPVYYQRLILEHKDEITEEILPSLFVYPRLCLVRPNDHRHAAFFPSAKGFSLTSKLVGRTIDKDDILRFAKNFLKNPEAMLMETERF; from the exons GCTCACAAGTATCATAATCGTATGATGGAAGCCAACATAGACGCTCTGCGGAAGGCTGCCTCTGATGGGCGCAAGCTGACCATCCTTGCTTTTCCTGGAGAAGAAAAACACTTTGAAATCGAACGGATGTTGTTAGAG TTTAAGTCATCACACCCAAGTGATCTTCAGCTCTTCATAGTTCATCCTGGCTCGGTGAATGAGAGTTCACTTCAAAACAAGTTTAATATCGAAGTAGAGCCCACTATACTAGCTCTCAAGAAAGGGG ACAAGCGTCTTCGAGTTttgcaaaggtttgaggaacCGCTCGTGACCCCGAAGTTTGTTGAACCCTTCATTATCTCCCAGACATCACCAGCTGTTACACTAACAGTG AATAACTTTCAGAAAGAGGtctttggtggtggtggtggtgccaCGCCCATCTTGGTATGTTTTTACACTCACTGGGCTGAGGGCGTGGTTCCTTACCTCAATGCCTTTGTGGAATCCGTGAAGGCTTTCAAAGACCATGGGGCCAAACTTGGATTCGGCATAGTGGACGTGGAAGAACAGCAAGATA TTGTTCCACGTTGGGTGAATGCTCGAGGGATAGATGGGATACCTTTCATTCTTCTCTTCAGGAGGAAGTCTGATATTGGCAAAG GTAAATTTTTGCATCAGCTTGCTCTACCCAAGGGAGCCAACACCCCAGCAGCTATTGGAAGTTTCCTGCAGGAGAATGATATAACATTAGAGAGTATTGATGGAGGACCATTCCATTATCCAACATGGGTATTGTCAACATATGACATGGAG GTATCAATGGGAGAGTCCAGCCTGATAGCCCCGACATGCATGACAGCTCTCAACACTTCCACAGAGGGGGTGGAAGACATATGGGGTGAGGGACCTCCTTCGATCATAAATAAAGTCTGTGAAACAGAAGATAATACCATCATTGATGACCCAAGAGATGCCAAAGTTACAGTGGAAGTTGAGGATATATTAAGTCAG AAAACCAGTCCACGGAGCCGTATTGGGAGCATAGATCGACTGACTGATGCAACCTGGTCGAAGGTGATTGAGAAGTCACACGCAGGCATGAAGCCTGAAGATCTACAGgcactcatgaatattcataagacatcaagaaagaaagacaaaccTCAGACAAACCTAGTGTTCttcatccaagatggctgcgGGAGCTGTCGAAGGCAACAGGCCATGTTTGAGAGGGTCGCTGAGGCTGTCAAGTTCATAG ATGGTGGGTCTGCCTACATACTGAACTGTACATCTGACCCCGTGACCTGTGACCATCATCAAGTCAGGGGATTCCCCACAGTGATTGCATTCCGTACCTTTGGTCAGCACAGCAGTGAAAGGTGTCTCTCGCCTGATCATCACGAGCATACACTGCGTATGGATTACCATGGGCTATTACAG GAAAAGGAGTTGATGGAATGGTTTTCTGAAGTTGCTCTTCCGAGGGTTCAGATCAAAACTCTTCAACAAATCAAACAGGAACAGAAG TATACCAATGTGATCCTCCTAGCGACCGTCTACCCCCTCTCCCTGGCTAGCCAATACTTGAGGTCTGTGGGTGGGGTCGACAGCTGGTACCCCCAGGACTGCTTCCTGGTCGCGTGCGAAAGGCTTTATGGGAAGGCCAGGTGCTATGCGGCTTACGGGGAGAACATCCGACCGAAGGATAGAGAGAGAACGAGCAAGGAGGAGAGATTGATCGTGGGAAAG GTTGAGATGCTTCGACAAGATGGAGTGACATCGAAGATTATTACGAGTGGGCGGAGTCTCATCGCTGCTCTTCAAGCTGAGGCCGATTCCCAGATCCATAAATTCCACACTCCCCACAG GTACAATCTTCGGTCTGGTCAGCGGTGTGAGGATGACCATGCCGGCTGTACTGACCTCATCACTGAGTTTGTAGAGGACCATAGTCGGTTGCCGGTCACTCATCTCACTATAACGTCATTCCATGCATACTCAAG TGTTGGATTTGACACGAAGCATAGGGGGTCTGTCTTTAAGAGTGGATTACCTGTTCTCATTGCATTTGCTACGAGGAAGCAGATGGACGAAGGTGCTGAATTTCAACAG GCTCTACTGTCTTCAGCGTATGATCTGTACCAGGACATAGTCTTCACCTGGGTGGATGTTGAGGAGTTCCCTAGATGGGTTGCGCAGTTTGTTCCGGTCTATTATCAAAGACTCATCTTAG AACACAAAGATGAGATCACAGAAGAAATCCTGCCTTCACTCTTTGTCTACCCTCGCCTCTGCTTGGTTAGACCCAATGACCATCGACATGCAGCATTCTTTCCTTCAGCAAAGGGGTTCTCACTTACATCAAAACTTGTGGGTAGGACTATAGATAAAGATGATATCCTCAGGTTTGCCAAAAACTTTTTGAAGAATCCAGAAGCAATGTTGATGGAAACAGAACGGTTCTGA